A genome region from Solanum pennellii chromosome 12, SPENNV200 includes the following:
- the LOC107007200 gene encoding potassium transporter 4-like translates to MHRVDIDHERDSMEQPPSPAAGQTQLERRKGTLASKFMLVNISSNLLLAYQSLGVVYGDVGTSPLYVYRSIFVGKLQNYQTSEAIFGAFSLIFWTITLIPLLKYVFVVLSADDNGEGGTFALYSLLCRHAKFSLLPNQQAADEELSAYKYGFSGQSTSCLSLKRFLEKHKKSRTILLIVVLLGACMVIGDGVLTPAMSVISSMSGIQAATEHLSHGGVLILSCIILVGLFALQHSGTHRVGFLFAPIVTIWLISIFLIGLYNTIFWNPKIVSALSPYYIVKFFKETGKDGWVSLGGVLLSIAGSEAMFADLGHFTATSMRIAFPFFVYPCLVVQYMGQAAFLSKNIDSIPNSFYNSVPDSVYWPVFVIATLSAIVGSQAVITATFSIVKQCNALGCFPRVKIVHTSKHIKGQIYVPEINWILMILTLAVAVGFQDTTLIGNAYGLACMTVMFITTFLMALVIIFVWQKSVALAIPFLLLFGIIEGVYLSSAFIKIPQGGWVSLVLSFAFLTIMFVWHYGTRKKYNFDLHNKVPLKWLLGLGPSLGIVRVPGIGLIYSELATGIPSIFSHFVTNLPAFHNVMVFVCVKSVPVPFVPPEERFLIGRICPRPYRMYRCIVRYGYKDIQRDDGNFEDLLIQSIAEFIQMEAVEPQLSSSESPSFDGRMAVISTRSVQSGSTLLVSEEDYGITNSIQSSKSLTLQSLRSAGDDENPQMRRRRVRFRLPENPGMDPAVRDELSDLIDAKDAGVAYIMGHSYVKARRSASFMKKLVIDIGYSFLRKNCRGPAVALNIPHISLIEVGMIYYV, encoded by the exons ATGCATCGAGTTGATATTGATCATGAGCGAGACTCCATGGAGCAACCACCTTCTCCTGCTGCTGGACAAACCCAACTTGAGAGGAGAAAAGGGACATTGGCTTCCAAG TTTATGCTGGTGAACATTTCCAGTAATCTACTACTGGCTTACCAAAGTCTGGGGGTGGTATATGGAGATGTGGGCACTTCTCCGCTTTACGTCTATAGGAGTATTTTTGTGGGGAAGTTGCAAAATTATCAGACTTCAGAAGCAATATTTGGTGCCTTTTCTCTAATCTTCTGGACAATAACACTCATTCCTTTGCTCAAATATGTATTTGTTGTATTAAGTGCAGATGATAATGGTGAAG GTGGTACATTTGCTCTTTACTCTCTGTTGTGTAGACATGCAAAGTTTAGTCTACTTCCCAACCAACAGGCAGCAGATGAGGAGCTATCTGCTTACAAATATGGCTTTTCGGGGCAGTCGACATCATGTTTATCATTGAAGAGATTTCTTGAGAAGCATAAGAAGTCACGTACAATACTCCTTATTGTTGTATTATTAGGTGCTTGTATGGTCATAGGAGATGGTGTTCTGACTCCTGCAATGTCAG TTATATCATCAATGTCAGGGATCCAGGCTGCTACTGAACACCTATCTCATG GTGGTGTGCTTATTCTCTCGTGCATAATATTGGTTGGCCTGTTTGCCTTGCAGCATTCTGGAACACACAGGGTCGGATTCTTGTTTGCTCCTATAGTGACTATCTGGTTGATAtctatttttctcattgggcTGTATAATACTATATTTTGGAATCCCAAAATTGTGTCTGCTCTTTCTCCATATTATATCGTCAAGTTCTTTAAGGAAACTGGGAAAGATGGTTGGGTTTCCTTAGGAGGTGTCCTCCTCTCAATTGCAG GTTCTGAAGCTATGTTTGCAGATCTTGGTCATTTCACTGCCACCTCAATGAGG atTGCATTTCCTTTTTTTGTATACCCTTGCTTGGTGGTACAGTACATGGGTCAGGCTGCTTTTCTGTCCAAAAACATTGATTCAATTCCAAATAGTTTCTACAATTCAGTACCCG ACAGCGTATATTGGCCTGTCTTTGTTATTGCTACCCTTTCAGCCATTGTTGGCAGTCAGGCTGTAATCACTGCTACATTCTCCATTGTGAAGCAATGTAATGCACTGGGTTGCTTCCCACGAGTCAAGATTGTCCACACGTCAAAGCATATTAAAGGACAGATCTATGTCCCAGAAATAAATTGGATCCTAATGATTTTGACCCTTGCTGTGGCTGTTGGATTTCAGGACACCACTTTAATAGGAAATGCATATG gTCTAGCTTGCATGACAGTTATGTTTATCACGACATTTCTCATGGCGCTTGTCATAATCTTTGTCTGGCAAAAAAGTGTAGCACTTGCAATTCCTTTTCTCCTTTTATTCGGAATCATCGAAGGCGTCTACCTGTCTTCTGCATTCATCAAGATCCCACAAGGAGGATGGGTGTCCCTTGTGCTCTCTTTTGCCTTCTTGACTATCATGTTTGTCTGGCACTATGGAACTCGCAAGAAGTACAACTTTGATCTTCACAATAAAGTTCCATTGAAATGGCTCCTTGGCTTGGGCCCCAGCCTTGGTATTGTTCGTGTGCCAGGGATAGGGCTGATATACTCTGAATTGGCAACAGGAATTCCATCCATCTTCTCTCACTTTGTTACAAATCTCCCTGCATTTCACAATGTGATGGTGTTTGTATGTGTCAAATCTGTTCCAGTACCATTTGTCCCACCCGAGGAGCGCTTCCTCATTGGTCGCATCTGCCCAAGACCCTATCGCATGTACCGTTGCATTGTCAGATATGGTTACAAGGACATACAGCGAGACGATGGGAACTTTGAGGACCTTCTCATCCAGAGTATAGCAGAGTTCATCCAAATGGAAGCTGTAGAACCACAACTCTCAAGCTCCGAGAGTCCATCATTTGATGGAAGGATGGCAGTTATAAGCACAAGAAGTGTACAGTCAGGCTCAACATTACTCGTCTCAGAGGAGGATTATGGTATTACTAACTCCATTCAAAGCAGCAAATCTTTAACGCTCCAAAGTCTAAGATCTGCTGGTGATGATGAGAACCCACAGATGAGGAGGCGCAGAGTAAGGTTTCGCTTGCCAGAAAACCCTGGCATGGATCCAGCTGTTCGGGATGAGCTTTCAGATCTAATCGATGCAAAAGATGCAGGGGTTGCATATATAATGGGACACTCTTACGTGAAGGCGAGGAGATCAGCTTCTTTCATGAAGAAGCTAGTTATCGACATTGGTTATTCATTTCTGCGCAAAAACTGTAGGGGTCCTGCTGTGGCACTTAATATTCCTCACATTAGTCTCATTGAAGTTGGCATGATATACTATGTCTAA
- the LOC107006685 gene encoding uncharacterized protein LOC107006685 isoform X1 codes for MSIIPEAGFEISDENSMTSPFPVNRKRKKMNKSRGSAADKWTDEESSILISVLYDDARKSGFKDYAISGPRLIEVRNEFFEKIGNRDKFDDERIKSKIQRLRKDTKTFKDLLSSCSGYGWNPTTNTITCPSDNWSEHVAQKKKKKIYISKYRYHGLKDYDTLDEIFGNSFATGDHVMYSTNPNLPPKSNEFIVEEYEPSDVDDEHVATELLYLWKMHKYPLNYY; via the exons ATGTCCATTATTCCTGAAGCTGGTTTTGAGATTTCCGACGAGAACTCTATGACTTCACCTTTTCCAGTTAACAGG AAAcgtaaaaaaatgaataaatcacGTGGTTCAGCGGCTGATAAATGGACTGATGAAGAATCATCTATCCTTATAAGTGTCTTGTATGATGACGCGAGGAAGTCCGGATTTAAAGATTATGCCATCAGTGGTCCACGATTAATAGAAGTTAGGAAtgagttttttgagaaaattggaaatcgagataagtttgatgatgagagaATTAAGTCAAAGATTCAACGATTAAGGAAAGACACAAAAACCTTCAAGGATCTCCTTAGTTCTTGCTCTGGATATGGATGGAACCCTACAACTAACACAATTACATGTCCATCTGATAATTGGTCGGAGCATGTAGCG caaaagaaaaagaagaaaatatatatttccaaGTACAGATACCATGGTCTTAAAGATTATGACACACTGGATGAAATTTTTGGAAACTCATTTGCTACCGGGGACCATGTCATGTATAGTACAAATCCTAATCTTCCACCAAAGTCAAATGAATTTATTGTCGAGGAGTATGAACCTTCTGATGTTGATGATGAGCATGTTGCTACTGAACTATTATATTTatggaaaatgcacaagtaccccctgaACTATTACTGA
- the LOC107006685 gene encoding uncharacterized protein LOC107006685 isoform X2, translated as MNKSRGSAADKWTDEESSILISVLYDDARKSGFKDYAISGPRLIEVRNEFFEKIGNRDKFDDERIKSKIQRLRKDTKTFKDLLSSCSGYGWNPTTNTITCPSDNWSEHVAQKKKKKIYISKYRYHGLKDYDTLDEIFGNSFATGDHVMYSTNPNLPPKSNEFIVEEYEPSDVDDEHVATELLYLWKMHKYPLNYY; from the exons atgaataaatcacGTGGTTCAGCGGCTGATAAATGGACTGATGAAGAATCATCTATCCTTATAAGTGTCTTGTATGATGACGCGAGGAAGTCCGGATTTAAAGATTATGCCATCAGTGGTCCACGATTAATAGAAGTTAGGAAtgagttttttgagaaaattggaaatcgagataagtttgatgatgagagaATTAAGTCAAAGATTCAACGATTAAGGAAAGACACAAAAACCTTCAAGGATCTCCTTAGTTCTTGCTCTGGATATGGATGGAACCCTACAACTAACACAATTACATGTCCATCTGATAATTGGTCGGAGCATGTAGCG caaaagaaaaagaagaaaatatatatttccaaGTACAGATACCATGGTCTTAAAGATTATGACACACTGGATGAAATTTTTGGAAACTCATTTGCTACCGGGGACCATGTCATGTATAGTACAAATCCTAATCTTCCACCAAAGTCAAATGAATTTATTGTCGAGGAGTATGAACCTTCTGATGTTGATGATGAGCATGTTGCTACTGAACTATTATATTTatggaaaatgcacaagtaccccctgaACTATTACTGA